Part of the Candidatus Kaelpia aquatica genome, TCTCTCCAAATCCATAGATTCATAGTACTCTATTCTCTGCCTTGCCTTCCAGGCCCAAGGATCATCTTTCTCTTTAGCCAAACTTACTCTCTGTTTATAGTAGAATATTGCATCACTTACTATTCCCATTTTCTCATACAAGCGTCCAAGATTAAAGTAAGAAGCCAGAAAATCCTTATCTACCTCTATTGCTTTTTTGTAGCTATCCTCAGCAAGAGTATATAGTTTTTGTCTCTCATATGCAATAGCTAGATCATTGTGCATCTTTACATTGTAGGGGTCGAGATAGGCTGCTTTTTTGTAATAACTTATAGCTTTTTTCCAATCGTTCTTATCTTGAGCATCTCTTCCGTTTTTTTGATAGTTAAAAGCCTCCTCTTGGATCATTGTCTCTGTTCTATAGTTTTTACTGCATCCAAAATTAAATAGAACAGTTGATAGGATTATAAACACTGATAAGAACTTCATAGATTCTTTAATTGTGAGTAGGTTAGCATTTTAAATTTTATCTGTAAAGGCAAAATTCGTCCAGAAATATTCTTCCCTCTTTCTGGGTTGCGCTTCTTTCGTCAAATACTAAAAGCATCTCATAAGCTTCTGAATAATCAGCCTCCTCATTCATCTTATTTAACGGTATTATTACCTGTTGCCACTCAGATGTAACGCCATCAACATTAAAAGATGCTTGTTTACCCTGAATGTTTTTAATCTGGATTTCAAAGGTTGAGGTGCAACCATACTCTTCATCACCTTTAACGTAAAAAGAAAGATACTTCCAGCCCGTTAAATCTATTCTCTCAAGACGCATCCAGAGTCCGTTATATACAGGAGGGTAAGGCGAATCAACATCGTAATAGAGGGAGAGACTACAGCCTCGCCCACCATAGACTATTTGAGGATCAGTTGTAAAGTCCTCATTGCAAAACTGTGTCCTATCCCGCTCTGTTCTATTCCAGCCACCATAGTCACCGCTTATAAGATTAGGCTTCTCTCCTCTATCAAAATCAGCAATCTTTAAATATTCACAGAATAGCTGAGGCTGCCTAAGCATCAGTATTAAGACTAACAATTGTAATATTCTCTTCATATAAATAATCCTAATTTAAAGTAGACTGTATCGACATTATCATTAACATTAAAGTAGTCTGTATATCTATAGCCAAAGCGTAAATCTATTAATCCAGGCTTTCTAAGCATTAATTCACCTCTACCAGTTATATTGTCGAATGCGCTAAAGCTCAGTCCATTTCCATAGTCAAGGCCAACTGTGAGCTTAAAGTCTCGCAACAGCTCGATCTCCATCTCATTCTCCCAGGTCCAGCAAGAAGCAGATACAGTTTGAGCAGAGGCAGTTTCGGGGCTC contains:
- a CDS encoding tetratricopeptide repeat protein; this translates as MKFLSVFIILSTVLFNFGCSKNYRTETMIQEEAFNYQKNGRDAQDKNDWKKAISYYKKAAYLDPYNVKMHNDLAIAYERQKLYTLAEDSYKKAIEVDKDFLASYFNLGRLYEKMGIVSDAIFYYKQRVSLAKEKDDPWAWKARQRIEYYESMDLER